In the Leishmania panamensis strain MHOM/PA/94/PSC-1 chromosome 30 sequence genome, one interval contains:
- a CDS encoding hypothetical protein (TriTrypDB/GeneDB-style sysID: LpmP.30.2130) yields MYDPEYDREYYGEDEDDYTYEEQEAEPTVMGSADLMAEQKNEQCEGLTMDISEVLAMQSAVVHEVVNLTCLSTSMATLLLRRYRWSRDVAVERYFENSKKVLQDLGITEEASLHEATLCFGRAGAPTVCGICTMEYNPHEVACLSTCRHYFCLECWRDHIKSRILENLLGTSCPEQDCCELVGLFVMRELFAKCDNKAQSEESEKILGQIHRKYLTGFVETCPTLYWCPNPHGCTAVIYAPVPPLQGQGVLCLLCNSMYCLRCSYEPHRPATCENMRQWKNYCSKEGANLAYILSRTKQCPECKKTIEKSGGCNHMTCKCSHEFCWVCLGPWRQHSGDYYSCRNVEHHGAAASEEAMDSSKRFTYHYERYTLHLDSAERDEKLIHTLLHNPAMREQLIKAQRVVDGKRGPGVVSGALTQEEVALVDSTCAKSEVVSRVTKTLFTAREVLAHSYVAMFYLSDNGNEGQLMAHRVGKLEEATEAMSGSLVKLITSTKSQMSTFFDAADVLVAWTKALCDV; encoded by the coding sequence ATGTATGATCCAGAGTACGACAGGGAATACtacggcgaggacgaggatgactACACCTacgaggagcaggaggcagaACCGACAGTGATGGGGTCTGCCGACTTAATGGCAGAGCAGAAAAATGAACAGTGCGAAGGGCTCACAATGGACATTTCAGAGGTGCTGGCGATGCAAAGCGCCGTGGTGCACGAAGTAGTGAATCTGACTTGTCTGTCGACGAGTATGGCCACTCTACTACTGCGCCGTTATCGGTGGTCGAGGGATGTTGCAGTGGAACGCTACTTTGAGAATTCTAAAAAGGTGCTACAGGACCTCGGAATCACGGAGGAGGCGTCCTTGCATGAGGCAACGCTCTGCTTCGGTCGAGCCGGCGCTCCCACCGTATGTGGGATCTGCACCATGGAGTATAACCCGCACGAGGTGGCGTGTCTCTCGACGTGCCGGCATTATTTCTGTCTTGAGTGCTGGCGCGACCACATCAAGTCCCGCATCCTGGAGAACCTCCTCGGCACCTCCTGCCCGGAGCAAGACTGCTGCGAACTTGTAGGGTTGTTCGTCATGCGCGAGCTCTTCGCCAAGTGCGACAACAAAGCACAGAGTgaggaaagcgaaaaaatCCTCGGACAGATACACCGCAAGTACCTGACAGGTTTCGTCGAGACGTGCCCAACGCTATATTGGTGCCCGAACCCGCAtggctgcaccgccgtgaTTTATGCCCCTGTACCACCCCTGCAGGGACAAGGGGTGCTGTGTCTCCTGTGCAACAGTATGTACTGCTTACGGTGCAGCTATGAGCCACATCGTCCAGCTACGTGCGAGAACATGCGGCAGTGGAAAAACTATTGCTCTAAAGAAGGGGCGAATCTCGCTTACATCCTGAGTCGCACAAAGCAGTGTCCAGAGTGCAAGAAAACCATTGAGAAGAGCGGCGGGTGCAATCACATGACATGCAAGTGCAGCCACGAGTTTTGCTGGGTCTGCCTGGGGCCCTGGAGGCAGCATAGCGGAGACTACTACTCTTGCCGCAACGTGGAACACCacggggcggcggcgtccgaAGAGGCCATGGACTCTTCTAAGAGGTTCACGTACCACTACGAACGGTATACACTCCACCTCGACAGCGCCGAGCGAGATGAGAAACTCATTCACACGCTGCTCCACAACCCAGCAATGCGAGAGCAACTGATCAAGGCGCAGAGGGTGGTCGATGGCAAACGAGGCCCGGGAGTGGTAAGCGGCGCTTTGACGCAGGAAGAAGTGGCGTTGGTGGACTCCACGTGCGCCAAATCGGAGGTAGTTTCGCGCGTCACCAAAACACTCTTCACAGCGCGTGAGGTTCTTGCCCATTCGTATGTGGCAATGTTCTATCTTAGCGACAACGGCAACGAAGGCCAGCTCatggcccatcgcgtggggAAGCTGGAAGAGGCTACGGAGGCCATGTCCGGCTCGCTAGTAAAATTAATCACTTCTACGAAGTCGCAGATGAGTACCTTTTTCGACGCCGCTGATGTCTTGGTCGCATGGACGAAGGCGCTGTGCGACGTCTAG
- a CDS encoding hypothetical protein (TriTrypDB/GeneDB-style sysID: LpmP.30.2110) — protein sequence MAVSRDTSLIAVVSSTFVALHKIEHTHSPTFLRMGSTDALGEAGCDGVMTTTEEIVRVACTLGDARGVVLNSDASLAAVCTDSGLLLVSSIFGDAAEYDERGTAPRLTVFNCTHLGASTKGCSVACFTGARQLLIADDANHLVLLRCENSDEEVGDTNEDVSTCAICPPSASPMPVTLQRMVDGHICSCTARVTAVACSHSGAYGESIVVLGLSNGTVQVLNGQTLKALRTWGVQEAVTNAFISSDAVAVASSHHRSRPSQVASRSRLGMPDTVAAAAASPEVTIYDVCVGAHLITLCTSHGVVYYSRFTFQLESAYTQLLATPLVQVGGAAATGASVLHGTAMRGGLNGRWAYIHVFDGVLYFSPRDVDTQHTLEVRSVEGDMAREDIVHARAPLPATWLDSMASGRSASRSFVPSQASLPKPAKGSGYTAAPWSVQQERRLKAQTAVARNRKAQAFGAATASAVASKNALRFQYDFASIFSVRRPSLTRMEAASSALRGLHTRAVMATAFTTAGDALIAAGGDGRIQQLHFPIARAKGTDGLAGRIFAGHAAAVTAVDTNLSRQHPLVLSGGADGCLRIWSPGVRDTPVAECTVGCGGGQVARAAPGNSAVAAQFFYLDKFVLSCAADALELRRNPCGICALPATASLSSTYDTEKGLSRAPLYRFSVGTGHSITSATAVNHFASNVVFLATSEKEVQLLDVAANTVLWREGTTHSRGIYRVATGRTSRYAGADVSNAAAHLFMSASLDSTAALWDVRMAKPAQLFTQHSNTGVPSLALEVAPGIGVVAVASQDNGVYMYDLRGGCGAVALDVLRGLDSYATSLAWHPLRPVLVAGLASGDVHVLQHTT from the coding sequence ATGGCCGTTTCCCGGGATACGTCCCTCATTGCAGTGGTATCATCGACGTTTGTCGCGCTCCATAAGatcgagcacacgcacagcccGACGTTTTTGCGTATGGGTAGCACCGACGCTCTCGGCGAGGCAGGCTGCGATGGGGTCATGACTACGACAGAGGAGATTGTGCGTGTCGCTTGCACCCTTGGTGATGCGCGTGGCGTAGTGCTGAACAGCGACGCTTCTCTCGCGGCGGTTTGCACTGATTCAGGCCTCCTGCTGGTGAGTAGCATTTTCGGTGACGCGGCGGAATACGATGAGCGCGGCACTGCACCACGCTTGACGGTCTTCAACTGCACTCACCTCGGTGCTTCGACGAAGGGTTGCTCTGTTGCCTGTTTCACTGgagcgcggcagctgctaaTTGCAGACGACGCCAACCATCTCGTGCTTCTGCGATGCGAAAACTCAGACGAAGAAGTGGGCGATACGAATGAAGACGTCAGCACGTGCGCCATATGCCCACCAAGTGCGTCACCGATGCCGGTGACACTGCAGCGAATGGTCGACGGGCACATCTGCAGTTGCACCGCTCGTGTCACGGCCGTCGCCTGTagccacagcggcgcctaTGGGGAAAGCATAGTCGTGCTGGGACTCTCCAATGGCACCGTGCAAGTCCTGAATGGACAGACGCTGAAAGCGCTGCGTACGTGGGGTGTACAGGAAGCCGTTACTAACGCCTTCATCTCCTCGGACGCAGTGGCAGTCGCCAGCTCGCATCATCGCAGTAGGCCATCGCAGGTTGCATCGCGGTCTCGCCTAGGCATGCCAGATACAgtggcggccgctgcggcttcgCCGGAGGTGACCATCTATGACGTCTGCGTCGGTGCGCATCTTATCACGCTCTGCACCTCGCACGGTGTCGTCTACTACAGCCGATTTACCTTTCAACTGGAAAGCGCCTACACACAGCTCTTGGCAACGCCGCTTGTGCAAGTgggaggagcggcggcaacagGGGCGTCTGTCCTCCACGGCACCGCAATGCGGGGTGGGCTAAATGGTCGTTGGGCGTACATCCATGTATTTGATGGCGTCCTCTACTTCTCTCCGCGTGACGTCgacacgcagcacacacTGGAGGTGCGCTCGGTGGAGGGGGACATGGCTAGGGAGGACATTGTACACGCACGTGCCCCACTCCCAGCGACATGGTTAGACAGCATGGCCAGTGGAAGGTCTGCGTCGAGATCCTTCGTGCCCTCACAGGCGTCGCTTCCAAAGCCGGCAAAAGGAAGCGGCTACACTGCCGCCCCGTGGTCTGTGCAGCAGGAACGCAGGCTAAAGGCACAAACAGCCGTGGCCCGCAACCGCAAGGCCCAGGCGTTTGGTGCAGCGACCGCCTCGGCAGTTGCGTCTAAAAATGCGCTCCGCTTCCAGTACGACTTCGCCTCCATTTTTAGCGTTAGACGTCCGAGTCTGACGCGCATGGAGGCCGCCAGCTCTGCTTTGCGCGGCCTTCACACGCGCGCTGTCATGGCGACCGCGTTTACCACCGCCGGTGATGCTCTCATCGCCGCCGGTGGTGACGGCCGAATACAACAACTGCACTTCCCCATCGCGCGCGCGAAGGGCACGGACGGACTTGCTGGACGCATCTTCGCTGGTCACGCTGCGGCTGTCACTGCTGTCGATACAAACCTGTCCCGTCAGCAccccctcgtcctctctggcggcgctgacggcTGTCTCCGGATTTGGTCACCTGGAGTACGGGATACGCCAGTAGCGGAGTGCACTgtgggctgcggtggcggccagGTGGCACGTGCGGCGCCGGGGAACTccgccgtggcagcgcagTTCTTCTACCTAGATAAATTCGTACTCTCGTGCGCGGCAGATGCACTAGAGCTCCGTCGTAATCCCTGTGGCATTTGCGCGTTGCCGGCGACAGCGTCACTGTCCAGCACCTACGATACTGAAAAAGGTCTCTCACGAGCCCCTCTCTACAGGTTCTCGGTCGGGACTGGACATTCGATCACATCAGCGACCGCAGTGAACCACTTCGCCAGCAACGTTGTCTTCCTGGCCACCTCAgaaaaggaggtgcagctgctggacgtGGCGGCGAACACAGTGCTGTGGCGCGAGGGGACAACGCACTCGCGCGGTATATATCGTGTCGCCACAGGCCGCACGAGCCGCTACGCTGGAGCCGATGTAagcaacgctgctgcgcatctcTTCATGTCAGCATCGCTGGATAGCACGGCAGCACTCTGGGATGTGCGCATGGCGAAGCCAGCGCAGCTTTTCACTCAGCACTCTAACACAGGCGTTCCATCGTTAGCGCTGGAGGTGGCTCCCGGAATTGGTGTTGTAGCAGTGGCTAGCCAGGATAATGGGGTCTACATGTACGACCTTCGCGGCGGTTGTGGTGCTGTCGCTCTCGACGTGCTACGTGGACTCGACTCGTATGCCACCTCTCTTGCGTGGCATCCACTTCGTCCAGTCTTGGTGGCAGGGTTGGCCAGTGGTGACGTGCACGTCCTTCAGCACACAACGTAG
- a CDS encoding RNA-binding protein, putative (TriTrypDB/GeneDB-style sysID: LpmP.30.2150) — MSLQNLFVAKLPRNISDADLLNIFTEFGPFSAKIMLDAATGKSKGFGFVLFDEEEKGAKAYNALNRKMTRACGHSFTLVIYPSNHNGKIFTEESNALYIRNIPMNVGQEKMEHFLKSFGNLIYFAMREDHYGSPVWVVYAEYETVEDAKNALAKLHGNSTYFHGSVPILAKFEDSDDAKKARRRRRDGTQTHAPNSGCIFPPPHNHHESTGSLPTCATTLGSENGLSHINSVSSNRIMESKMTPTSTVAPRGSCTGRLTAPRANPSFSNAPPPPFRPALTDVTQHPPTPVYSMPQPMPGYCYTLSESGHQIFIPASSFSPPISPYDFSHAAQSAPLLLVSATLPTTETGAKSNFLLLNSTTNTPVMLMENRPQYVLAPDAVNINCDPFTSPTSSLAPMITDSQSTTLLGVRRNQPTYTSDSASVMRAFSVSHDSSYVEPLQVVPTPCDTDGGHLGEAGVTSLNDDAVRVHALQEPRVEGHSTTGRSELGVRW; from the coding sequence atGTCTCTGCAAAACCTCTTTGTGGCGAAGCTGCCACGCAACATTAGCGATGCCGACCTCCTCAATATCTTCACCGAGTTTGGCCCCTTCAGTGCTAAGATCATGCTGGACGCGGCGACTGGCAAGAGCAAGGGATTTGGTTTTGTGCTCttcgacgaggaggagaagggcgcCAAGGCCTACAATGCGTTGAACCGTAAGATGACGCGTGCCTGTGGGCACAGCTTCACGCTCGTGATCTACCCTTCCAACCACAATGGAAAGATCTTTACCGAGGAGAGCAATGCGCTGTATATCCGCAACATCCCGATGAACGTTGGGCAGGAGAAGATGGAACACTTTTTGAAGTCCTTCGGAAATCTTATCTACTTCGCCATGCGTGAGGACCACTATGGCAGCCCGGTGTGGGTCGTCTACGCCGAGTACGAGACTGTCGAGGATGCCAAGAATGCACTGGCGAAGCTCCACGGCAACAGCACCTATTTCCATGGCTCGGTACCGATCCTCGCTAAGTTTgaggacagcgacgacgccaaGAAGGCacgccggcgccgtcgtgACGGAACGCAAACCCATGCCCCAAACAGTGGGTGCATCTTTCCGCCTCCGCACAACCATCACGAGAGCACCGGATCGCTGCCCACCTGTGCCACGACACTGGGAAGCGAGAATGGTCTCTCTCACATTAACAGCGTCAGCTCCAACAGAATCATGGAAAGCAAAATGACGCCTACGAGCACGGTCGCTCCACGTGGCAGTTGCACGGGCCGCCTCACCGCCCCCAGGGCGAACCCGTCCTTCTCGaacgcgccgccgccgccgttccGACCCGCCCTGACGGATGTAACGCAGCACCCTCCGACGCCGGTCTATTCCATGCCGCAGCCGATGCCAGGCTACTGCTACACCCTCAGCGAGAGCGGACATCAAATTTTCATCCCTGCGAGTTCTTTCAGCCCTCCAATATCGCCCTACGACTTTTCCCACGCCGCGCAGtcggcaccactgctgctggttAGCGCAACGCTGCCAACAACGGAAACTGGTGCCAAGTCAAACTTTCTTCTACTGAATTCCACCACGAATACACCTGTGATGCTGATGGAAAATAGGCCCCAGTACGTTCTCGCTCCTGATGCCGTGAACATAAACTGCGACCCATTCACTTCTCCGACGTCCAGCCTTGCACCAATGATAACAGACTCGCAGTCGACAACCCTGCTGGGTGTGAGGAGAAACCAACCGACCTACACGAGCGACAGCGCTAGCGTGATGCGTGCATTCAGCGTCTCCCATGATTCCAGCTACGTAGAACCACTTCAAGTCGTCCCTACTCCCTGCGATACTGACGGCGGACATCTCGGTGAAGCAGGTGTGACAAGTCTCAACGATGACGCCGTTCGTGTGCATGCCCTACAAGAACCTCGCGTAGAGGGACATTCGACCACTGGCCGAAGTGAATTAGGCGTGAGGTGGTAG
- a CDS encoding hypothetical protein (TriTrypDB/GeneDB-style sysID: LpmP.30.2140) — MTTLQNLFVAKLPRNLTDADLEQIFLEYHPTNAKVMLDATTSRSKGFGFVFFESEDVGREAYEKLNKTHVTLHGHNFTLCIFPSKHDGKVAVEESKALYVRNIPLKLSQLEVEQFLRGFGPLTYCAMREDSVGGSVWVVYAEYDTVESAKSALASLHGNRFYFNTSVAILAKYADSEEAKRERRRRREQQQQLTVKQHLSTAHNSRSHRVGHGSTRGFADHANNALLPPPPPICTDNSVPHTNSTPETRMEGAGTSQQSRVFASISHHFSPGRVGGAPPPPGMGQPVASPALLTAGLSTMQQPPPTQTVLVQPQQSPTFTSGSFLNVTFNPTNASTFGNNFTHYGVLDQTPSRSYPGTPLNFSFGPEMENSGALPNGCSVGSNAMLDASAHALTTPVHRSSNLSPSGSYRHNPYAPVTPVSSTHSSTGPSSPLVSSIPYPTAPLVNMHFGASHQVQGSPVVPYPPGQGIGLTNNHFSSRGNNTYLAAPASLNDLGQ; from the coding sequence ATGACTACCCTACAGAACCTCTTTGTGGCGAAGCTGCCACGTAACCTCACTGACGCTGATCTCGAGCAAATATTCCTCGAGTACCACCCCACCAATGCCAAGGTAATGCTGGACGCTACAACGAGCAGGAGCAAAGGCTTTGGGTTCGTGTTTTTCGAGTCGGAGGACGTCGGACGGGAGGCGTATGAAAAGCTGAACAAGACCCACGTAACGCTGCACGGCCACAATTTCACTCTCTGCATCTTCCCATCGAAGCACGATGGGAAGGTCGCCGTGGAGGAAAGCAAGGCCCTCTACGTGCGCAATATCCCGCTGAAGCTGTCACAGCTAGAAGTGGAGCAGTTTTTGCGCGGCTTTGGGCCCCTCACCTACTGCGCAATGCGCGAGGACAGTGTGGGTGGTAGCGTTTGGGTGGTCTACGCTGAGTACGACACGGTGGAATCTGCCAAAAGTGCGCTGGCGAGTTTGCACGGCAACCGCTTCTACTTCAACACGTCGGTGGCCATCTTAGCCAAGTACGCCGACTccgaggaggcgaagcgggagcgtcgtcgtcggcgcgaacagcagcagcagctcacagTGAAGCAGCACCTCAGTACGGCGCACAACTCCAGGTCTCATAGGGTCGGTCATGGCAGCACCAGGGGATTTGCTGATCACGCCAACAACGCGCtgctaccaccgccgccgccgatcTGCACCGATAACAGTGTGCCGCACACGAACTCCACCCCTGAGACACGTATGGAGGGGGCCGGCACCTCGCAGCAGTCACGGGTGTTCGCCAGCATTTCCCATCACTTTTCTCCTGGCCGTGTTGGcggtgcaccgccaccgccaggaATGGGTCAGCCCGTGGCGTCACCGGCGTTGTTGACAGCGGGATTATCTACGATGCAGCAACCTCCACCAACGCAGACCGTTCTCGtccagccgcagcagtcTCCAACCTTCACCTCGGGGTCGTTCCTCAACGTTACTTTTAACCCTACAAACGCGAGCACTTTTGGGAACAACTTCACCCACTACGGCGTTCTTGACCAAACACCGAGTCGCAGTTATCCAGGTACTCCGCTGAACTTTAGCTTTGGACCAGAAATGGAGAACTCTGGAGCCCTTCCCAACGGCTGCAGTGTCGGCAGTAACGCGATGCTGGATgcaagcgcacacgcactcacgACGCCGGtgcatcgcagcagcaacttgAGCCCAAGTGGCAGCTACCGTCACAACCCGTACGCTCCGGTCACGCCGGTGTCGTCGACACATAGCTCAACTGGGCCCAGCTCTCCCTTAGTTTCCTCCATACCATACCCCACAGCGCCCCTCGTAAACATGCACTTTGGGGCGTCCCATCAGGTTCAGGGCTCGCCGGTGGTGCCGTATCCGCCAGGACAGGGCATAGGCCTCACGAATAACCATTTTTCCAGCCGCGGGAACAACACATATCTGGCTGCACCAGCGAGCTTGAACGACCTAGGCCAGTAG
- a CDS encoding hypothetical protein (TriTrypDB/GeneDB-style sysID: LpmP.30.2120), whose translation MLLMELCSAWPGRIAAHMEVCRVCYGDPTPVRTALPFYTPSTAPAVTPREGEGAESSWQAKHCTREETLLVMLADKVEATAAVQDAFLTRWGVQDAWDHTSALQGRSWWVKGGIVALLPSEAATSVVEPFLTLELSRMGNTCPPLPRDCQKCRDSSRVLEEALTHALLERELTDCLRLYLRSEVDHRIEARALHRMTAVVPPAMALFLRAVQSSVLHDCLLYHTVDCPLFAVEGGGYNAAQSAVDRATSVVTPAISANAFVPPLNSGRSSADLLELQYRVADDETARLAGLFHEYDLLLSGNGYVRVPLAPVSRYVFTQLLCQSELPSALMLPFMRQHADLTCTAVDTGHRIDSAAMPTRSSQPTEEEVVLGMKVTWAVERWTAALRRGAAAASLVGLPTWNEERSLRKAELCSWIQELVRGAKREAAEFSSIDDAADMGASGREEVRVASTVSARPAVSGNTADSLRRCRSAALQQLEQRLFVPFPSSYRGSSLEWLGQALREVAREHVHAASNMVPRDDLRASWTGPTTVPHRAPSPSVFDTTSTESDSDATSGDSRDGAGGVGTPTAKEAENLLVQLTELEVLLQHEPAGQVTVPLTRKGDARRAEPHRSACDSVTVDQERDVMPWLLADDMPQVTCNELFLQHVQLLESEMEQYH comes from the coding sequence ATGCTCCTCATGGAGCTGTGCTCTGCATGGCCAGGTAGAATCGCGGCTCACATGGAGGTATGCCGTGTTTGCTACGGCGATCCAACCCCTGTACGCACAGCGTTGCCGTTTTACACGCCATCAACCGCGCCCGCGGTGACCCCACGCGAGGGTGAAGGCGCCGAGTCCTCTTGGCAAGCTAAGCACTGCACGCGGGAGGAAACACTGCTGGTGATGTTAGCGGACAAAGTTGAGGCGACAGCCGCGGTGCAAGATGCGTTTCTCACGCGATGGGGCGTCCAAGATGCATGGGACCACACCAGCGCGCTGCAGGGTCGAAGTTGGTGGGTAAAGGGGGGTATTGTGGCCCTACTCCCATCCGAAGCTGCTACCAGTGTTGTGGAACCTTTTCTGACTTTGGAGCTCTCGCGGATGGGGAACACGTGCCCTCCGCTACCCCGCGATTGTCAGAAATGCCGCGACTCGAGCCGAGTACTTGAGGAGGCGCTGACGCACGCTCTCCTGGAAAGGGAACTTACAGATTGCCTGAGGCTGTACCTGCGCAGCGAGGTTGATCACCGAATAGAGGCTCGTGCGTTGCATCGAATGactgcggtggtgccaccCGCAATGGCGCTGTTTCTCAGGGCGGTGCAGTCCTCTGTCTTGCACGATTGTCTTCTCTACCACACCGTCGACTGTCCGCTCTTCGCGGTAGAAGGGGGAGGCTACAATGCAGCACAGAGCGCCGTTGATCGTGCCACTTCTGTGGTAACACCAGCGATTAGTGCAAATGCGTTTGTGCCACCGCTGAACTCAGGGCGATCATCAGCAGACCTACTGGAGCTGCAGTACCGTGTCGCGGATGACGAGACGGCGCGACTGGCTGGGCTGTTTCACGAGTACGACCTGTTGCTTTCCGGGAACGGGTATGTACGAGTGCCGCTTGCACCTGTTTCCCGCTACGTGTTTACTCAGCTGCTGTGCCAGTCGGAGCTGCCGTCTGCACTCATGCTGCCGTTTATGCGGCAGCACGCGGACCTCACATGCACTGCAGTCGACACTGGCCATCGCATCGACTCAGCTGCTATGCCGACAAGGTCTTCCCAGccgacagaggaggaggtggtgctaGGGATGAAGGTGACCTGGGCAGTGGAGCGttggacggcggcgctgcgaagaggcgctgcggctgcgtccCTTGTAGGTCTACCTACGTGGAACGAAGAGCGAAGCCTGCGTAAAGCTGAACTGTGCAGCTGGATTCAGGAACTTGTGCGAGGGGCCAAGCGCGAGGCTGCAGAGTTCTCCTCTATTGACGACGCTGCTGATATGGGTGCCAGCGGTAGAGAAGAGGTTCGCGTCGCTTCTACGGTGTCTGCGCGGCCGGCTGTGAGCGGTAACACGGCCGATTccctgcggcgctgccgaaGTGCCGCACTGCAACAACTAGAGCAGAGACTCTTCGTGCCGTTTCCATCCTCCTACCGTGGCTCCTCGCTTGAGTGGTTGGGGCAAGCTCTCCGTGAGGTGGCTCGAGAGCACGTGCACGCAGCATCGAACATGGTACCGCGCGACGACTTACGAGCGTCCTGGACGGGACCCACTACAGTGCCACACAGAGCTCCGTCGCCAAGCGTGTTCGACACCACCTCCACTGAAAGCGACTCAGACGCAACGTCAGGAGACAGCAGAGATGGCGCGGGAGGTGTTGGTACGCCCAcagcgaaggaggcggagaaccTACTAGTGCAGCTGACAGAACTTGAGGTGCTGCTTCAACACGAGCCGGCAGGTCAAGTAACGGTCCCTCTCACGCGGAAAGGCGATGCTCGAAGAGCTGAACCCCACCGCAGCGCTTGTGATAGTGTAACCGTCGACCAGGAGAGGGATGTGATGCCGTGGCTTTTAGCTGATGACATGCCGCAAGTAACGTGTAACGAGCTCTTCCTGCAGCATGTGCAGCTCCTGGAGTCTGAGATGGAGCAGTACCACTAG